One Triplophysa dalaica isolate WHDGS20190420 chromosome 1, ASM1584641v1, whole genome shotgun sequence DNA segment encodes these proteins:
- the mpdu1b gene encoding mannose-P-dolichol utilization defect 1b, whose protein sequence is MAASEASVQTSLMDPFKDILINYLMPEKCFDEFFLQFNLLHVDCLKIVISKGLGIGIILGSVLVKLPQILKLISAKSAEGLSFNSILLELFAITGTMAYSIINSFPFSAWGEALFLMIQTLTIGFLIQHYAGKTIKGLGYVVVYLCLLTILISPLAHKDVVTAMQASNMPAIIIGRLIQAGTNHKNGHTGQLSAISVFLLFAGSLARIFTTVQETGDSLMALTYIISSICNGLIAAQVLYYWNKTPAHKKKAE, encoded by the exons ATGGCGGCATCGGAAGCAAGTGTACAAACATCATTAATGGATCCTTTCAAAGATATACTGATTAATTATTTAATGCCAGAGAAATGTTTTGACGAGTTCTTTTTGCAGTTCAATCTTCTGCATG TGGATTGTCTAAAGATTGTAATCAGCAAAGGCCTGGGCATTGGGATTATCCTTGGCTCTGTATTAG TGAAACTACCTCAGATTCTCAAACTGATTAGTGCTAAAAGTGCTGAGGGACTGAGTTTTAACTCAATACTACTGGAGCTGTTTGCTATCACTGGCACCATGGCCTACAGCATAATCAACAGTTTCCCCTTCAG TGCCTGGGGTGAGGCACTTTTCCTTATGATTCAGACTTTGACTATTGGTTTCCTCATCCAGCACTATGCAGGAAAGACCATCAAAG GTTTGGGGTATGTGGTAGTCTACCTTTGTCTGTTGACCATCCTCATCTCTCCCTTGGCCCACAAGGATGTAGTTACTGCCATGCAAGCCTCTAATATGCCAGCAATTATTATAGGACGG TTAATTCAGGCTGGAACAAACCACAAAAATGGCCACACTGGGCAGCTGTCAGCTATTTCAGTGTTTCTGCTGTTTGCAGGCTCCCTAGCACGCATATTCACTACAGTGCAG GAAACAGGAGATTCCCTCATGGCTCTCACCTACATCATCTCTTCTATTTGTAATGGTTTAATTGCAGCTCAGGTCCTGTACTATTGGAACAAGACCCCTGCCCATAAAAAGAAGGCTGAGTAA